In one window of Dokdonia sp. PRO95 DNA:
- a CDS encoding thioesterase family protein has protein sequence MKNHNTFVKVRYSETDQMGFVHHSNYAQYLEIARLEWLEQLGISYKWMEENGVMLPVYNLNTTFKKSALFDDRLKIETSLRNIPTVRIMFDYKVYNQNEELLTVASTELIFMNTKTGRPMRCPKYILEKL, from the coding sequence GTGAAAAACCATAATACTTTTGTTAAAGTTCGCTACTCAGAAACCGATCAGATGGGCTTTGTGCATCACAGTAACTATGCTCAATATCTTGAAATTGCGAGACTTGAATGGCTAGAACAACTCGGAATTTCTTATAAATGGATGGAAGAAAATGGTGTAATGCTACCAGTTTATAATTTAAATACAACATTTAAAAAATCTGCACTTTTCGATGATCGCCTTAAAATAGAAACCTCACTTAGGAATATTCCTACGGTGCGTATTATGTTCGATTATAAAGTTTATAACCAAAATGAAGAGTTATTAACAGTGGCGAGTACAGAATTGATCTTTATGAATACAAAAACTGGGCGACCTATGAGGTGCCCAAAATACATTTTAGAGAAGCTCTAA